One genomic segment of Acidobacteriota bacterium includes these proteins:
- a CDS encoding HAMP domain-containing histidine kinase, with amino-acid sequence MNTRFLANRGVRFAAALAVAIAIPVSILVYFQHRWLDEFEATSTVVLETLSQQTTTAILSALQREFERPSFEMERVDHLAIERLDLDEIATSLESAVHLDRIVDSFVLWSAFAPPELAEVLVFPVAGPAPEPARPASRFRPLGPEGAWLRDRALAIGGQRLPWATIRDGGDGDGSVLVLHFLFDSSARQRVTSFIGFRVSVAHLRDRLLPAVVGPLLAEANARTGFADVATAVVDEHGQVLFDGGVPAAAERFLHERRLPLIFFSPDIMPADLECPSCLGELRVRVGYGGRAVADIARSKTAGNRALLLTLVGVLAVSVLFVASAAVHEMRLAETKASFVAKVSHELKTPLALIQLFAETLELGRVRTPQRAREYYGIINSEARKLTALIDNVLDFSRLESGLGSFRLAPVGVGGVVQGLLARLEPEFDRSGFAVDVEVAPGLPLVMADVEFVELAVGNLLSNALKYSGRSRRLAVAVRHRGAAVEVAVRDEGIGIPKRLHRRIFTKFFRAEGVGVDAPRGCGLGLAIVAQVMRAHRGRVTVDSEPGRGSTFVLSFPALEEHGASDEPSQADSRDRRRAPDVAGVA; translated from the coding sequence GTGAACACCAGGTTTCTCGCCAACCGCGGCGTGCGTTTCGCGGCGGCCCTTGCCGTGGCCATCGCCATCCCCGTGTCCATTCTCGTCTATTTCCAGCACCGGTGGCTCGACGAGTTCGAGGCGACGTCGACGGTCGTGCTCGAAACGCTCAGCCAGCAGACGACCACGGCCATCCTTTCTGCGCTCCAACGTGAGTTCGAGCGGCCCAGCTTCGAGATGGAGCGCGTCGATCACCTCGCGATCGAACGGCTCGACCTCGACGAGATCGCCACCTCGCTCGAGTCGGCCGTGCACCTCGATCGAATCGTCGACTCGTTCGTCCTCTGGTCGGCGTTCGCCCCGCCGGAGCTGGCCGAGGTGCTGGTCTTTCCCGTGGCCGGACCGGCGCCGGAGCCGGCCCGGCCGGCCAGCCGGTTCCGTCCTCTGGGGCCCGAGGGGGCGTGGCTGCGCGATCGGGCGCTCGCCATCGGCGGCCAGCGCCTGCCGTGGGCGACGATCCGGGACGGGGGCGACGGCGACGGCAGCGTGCTCGTGCTGCACTTCCTGTTCGACTCGTCGGCCCGGCAGCGGGTGACGAGCTTCATCGGGTTCCGCGTCAGCGTCGCGCACTTGCGCGACCGGCTCCTGCCGGCCGTCGTCGGCCCGCTGCTCGCCGAGGCCAACGCCCGCACGGGCTTTGCCGACGTGGCGACCGCGGTGGTCGACGAGCACGGGCAGGTCCTCTTCGACGGCGGCGTGCCCGCGGCCGCGGAGCGGTTCCTCCACGAGCGCCGCCTGCCGCTCATCTTCTTCTCGCCAGACATCATGCCGGCGGATCTCGAGTGTCCGTCGTGCCTGGGCGAACTGCGCGTGCGCGTGGGCTACGGCGGGCGGGCGGTCGCCGACATCGCCCGCTCGAAGACGGCGGGCAACCGGGCGCTCCTGCTGACGCTCGTGGGCGTGCTGGCGGTCAGCGTGCTCTTCGTGGCGAGCGCCGCCGTGCACGAGATGCGCCTGGCCGAGACGAAGGCGAGTTTCGTGGCGAAGGTGTCGCACGAGCTCAAGACGCCGCTGGCGCTGATCCAGCTCTTCGCCGAGACGCTCGAGCTCGGTCGCGTGCGCACGCCGCAGCGCGCGCGCGAGTACTACGGCATCATCAACAGCGAGGCGCGGAAGCTCACGGCCCTCATCGACAACGTCCTCGACTTCTCGAGGCTCGAGTCGGGCCTCGGGTCGTTCCGCCTCGCGCCGGTCGGTGTCGGCGGCGTCGTCCAGGGGCTGCTCGCGCGGCTCGAGCCGGAGTTCGATCGGTCGGGCTTCGCGGTCGACGTCGAGGTCGCGCCCGGGCTGCCACTCGTCATGGCCGACGTGGAGTTCGTCGAGCTCGCCGTGGGCAACCTGCTGTCGAATGCCCTGAAGTACTCGGGGAGGTCGCGGCGCCTGGCCGTCGCGGTCCGACACCGGGGCGCGGCGGTGGAGGTTGCCGTCCGCGACGAGGGCATCGGCATTCCGAAGCGGCTGCACCGGCGGATCTTCACGAAGTTCTTTCGCGCGGAGGGCGTCGGGGTCGACGCGCCGCGCGGTTGCGGCCTCGGCCTCGCCATCGTCGCGCAGGTGATGCGGGCCCACCGGGGCCGCGTCACGGTCGACAGCGAGCCGGGCCGGGGCAGTACGTTCGTGCTGTCCTTTCCCGCTCTCGAGGAGCACGGCG